The following coding sequences lie in one Monomorium pharaonis isolate MP-MQ-018 chromosome 1, ASM1337386v2, whole genome shotgun sequence genomic window:
- the LOC105834795 gene encoding 3'-5' ssDNA/RNA exonuclease TatD: MAEEEKPVPSSMTQCYENYIIVDVGANLTNKKYSRDLDSVIQRAKDAGVQKIMVTGASIRSSKEALRLTRIYPGTLYSTAGVHPHDAKSWEEPDTLRELESIAGNPECVAIGECGLDYNRDFSAPEVQRAVFHKQIELACMLNKPLVIHERNAQKDVLEVLGQYKNRLPPVLIHSFIGTAEEAQIYLDEGFYLGITGYLCKDKSDSGVRQLLEGGQVPLDKILVETDAPFMYPNTRASKLPMYVKDALTERSMTFLQRYCTFQRNEPCALPAIVEMVAAFMRITPEQVALATAFNALKLFGLNQ; this comes from the coding sequence ATGGCCGAGGAAGAGAAACCCGTTCCTTCATCTATGACGCAGTGCtatgaaaattacattatagtCGATGTGGGTGCTAATCTaacgaacaaaaaatatagtcGAGATCTGGATAGTGTGATACAGAGGGCGAAGGACGCAGGAGTGCAAAAGATTATGGTGACTGGTGCTAGCATTCGTTCCAGCAAGGAAGCACTAAGGCTAACTAGAATATATCCCGGAACGCTCTACTCGACCGCTGGTGTGCATCCACACGACGCCAAGTCCTGGGAGGAGCCGGATACCTTACGCGAACTGGAGAGTATAGCCGGAAATCCCGAATGTGTGGCAATCGGGGAGTGTGGGTTGGACTATAACCGCGACTTCTCGGCGCCGGAGGTGCAGCGCGCTGTATTTCACAAACAGATAGAACTAGCTTGTATGTTAAACAAGCCATTAGTAATACATGAGAGAAACGCGCAGAAGGATGTGCTAGAAGTTCTTGGTCAGTATAAGAATCGTCTGCCACCCGTTTTGATTCATTCCTTTATCGGCACTGCGGAAGAGGCGCAAATATATCTGGATGAGGGCTTTTATTTGGGCATTACGGGCTATCTGTGTAAAGATAAGTCCGACAGTGGAGTGAGACAGTTGCTAGAGGGTGGACAAGTACCATTAGACAAGATTTTAGTAGAAACCGATGCACCATTCATGTATCCAAACACTAGAGCTAGCAAATTGCCTATGTATGTGAAGGACGCTCTGACTGAACGGTCTATGACGTTTCTTCAGCGTTACTGCACTTTCCAACGTAACGAGCCGTGTGCCTTGCCAGCCATCGTGGAAATGGTGGCGGCGTTTATGCGAATTACGCCGGAACAAGTCGCGTTGGCTACCGCCTTCAATGCTCTGAAATTATTTGGTTTGAATCAATGA